One genomic region from Lynx canadensis isolate LIC74 chromosome E1, mLynCan4.pri.v2, whole genome shotgun sequence encodes:
- the LOC115500802 gene encoding keratin-associated protein 3-3-like, whose amino-acid sequence MACCVPCCCSIPTGPATTICSSDRCCRCGVCLPSTCPHTTWLLEPTCCDNCPPPCHIPQPCVPTCFLLNSCQPTPCLETINLTTYTQPSCEPCISSCC is encoded by the coding sequence ATGGCTTGCTGTGTCCCCTGCTGCTGCAGCATCCCCACCGGCCCCGCCACCACCATCTGCTCCTCTGACAGATGCTGCCGGTGCGGAGTCTGCCTGCCCAGCACCTGCCCACACACGACTTGGTTACTGGAGCCAACCTGCTGTGAcaactgccccccaccctgccacatTCCCCAGCCCTGTGTGCCCACCTGCTTCCTGCTCAACTCCTGCCAGCCCACGCCGTGCCTGGAGACCATCAACCTCACAACCTATACCCAGCCCAGCTGTGAGCCCTGCATCTCAAGCTGCTGCTGA
- the LOC115500801 gene encoding keratin-associated protein 3-3, producing MACCVPCCCSVPTGPATTICSSDRCCRCGVCLPSTCPHTTWLLEPTCCDNCPPPCHIPQPCVPTCFLLNSCQPTPCLETINLTTYTQPSCEPCISSCC from the coding sequence ATGGCTTGCTGTGTCCCCTGCTGCTGCAGCGTCCCCACCGGCCCCGCCACCACCATCTGCTCCTCTGACAGATGCTGCCGGTGCGGAGTCTGCCTGCCCAGCACCTGCCCACACACGACTTGGTTACTGGAGCCAACCTGCTGTGAcaactgccccccaccctgccacatTCCCCAGCCCTGTGTGCCCACCTGCTTCCTGCTCAACTCCTGCCAGCCCACGCCGTGCCTGGAGACCATCAACCTCACAACCTATACCCAGCCCAGCTGTGAGCCCTGCATCTCAAGCTGCTGCTGA